A genome region from Euphorbia lathyris chromosome 4, ddEupLath1.1, whole genome shotgun sequence includes the following:
- the LOC136225569 gene encoding uncharacterized protein isoform X2, translating into MRICVCNCNGSGWNVLLLGINVQLERQFHIYMTIDGRIRYMQIGNEFIFMFHVSYEVGPEKTVTVETILNLLRTDHEDDAKGSDKDIGVDAKDRDGSDKDMGVDAKDRDKADSIRLQKLVSF; encoded by the exons ATGAGGATCTGTGTATGTAACTGTAATGGTTCAGGTTGGAATGTTCTGCTTCTCGGGATTAATGTTCAGCTAGAAAGGCAATTCCATATATACATGACTATTGATGGACGTATAAG GTACATGCAAATTGGGAATGAATTCATCTTCATGTTTCATGTTAGCTATGAAGTTGGTCCTGAGAAAACTGTTACTGTTGAAACCATTCTCAATCTTCTTCGG ACTGATCATGAAGATGATGCCAAGGGGTCTGACAAGGACATTGGAGTCGATGCTAAGGATAGGGATGGGTCTGACAAGGACATGGGAGTCGATGCTAAGGATAGGGACAAGGCTGACAGCATTAGGCTGCAGAAGTTAGTTTCTTTTTGA
- the LOC136225569 gene encoding uncharacterized protein isoform X1, with the protein MRICVCNCNGSGWNVLLLGINVQLERQFHIYMTIDGRIRYMQIGNEFIFMFHVSYEVGPEKTVTVETILNLLRVNIILFYAFSFSSLAQDDDMDGFQTDHEDDAKGSDKDIGVDAKDRDGSDKDMGVDAKDRDKADSIRLQKLVSF; encoded by the exons ATGAGGATCTGTGTATGTAACTGTAATGGTTCAGGTTGGAATGTTCTGCTTCTCGGGATTAATGTTCAGCTAGAAAGGCAATTCCATATATACATGACTATTGATGGACGTATAAG GTACATGCAAATTGGGAATGAATTCATCTTCATGTTTCATGTTAGCTATGAAGTTGGTCCTGAGAAAACTGTTACTGTTGAAACCATTCTCAATCTTCTTCGGGTAAACATCAttttattctatgcattttccTTTTCATCTTTAGCACAAGATGATGATATGGATGGGTTCCAGACTGATCATGAAGATGATGCCAAGGGGTCTGACAAGGACATTGGAGTCGATGCTAAGGATAGGGATGGGTCTGACAAGGACATGGGAGTCGATGCTAAGGATAGGGACAAGGCTGACAGCATTAGGCTGCAGAAGTTAGTTTCTTTTTGA
- the LOC136225569 gene encoding uncharacterized protein isoform X3: MTIDGRIRYMQIGNEFIFMFHVSYEVGPEKTVTVETILNLLRVNIILFYAFSFSSLAQDDDMDGFQTDHEDDAKGSDKDIGVDAKDRDGSDKDMGVDAKDRDKADSIRLQKLVSF, translated from the exons ATGACTATTGATGGACGTATAAG GTACATGCAAATTGGGAATGAATTCATCTTCATGTTTCATGTTAGCTATGAAGTTGGTCCTGAGAAAACTGTTACTGTTGAAACCATTCTCAATCTTCTTCGGGTAAACATCAttttattctatgcattttccTTTTCATCTTTAGCACAAGATGATGATATGGATGGGTTCCAGACTGATCATGAAGATGATGCCAAGGGGTCTGACAAGGACATTGGAGTCGATGCTAAGGATAGGGATGGGTCTGACAAGGACATGGGAGTCGATGCTAAGGATAGGGACAAGGCTGACAGCATTAGGCTGCAGAAGTTAGTTTCTTTTTGA